A part of Eubacterium sp. AB3007 genomic DNA contains:
- a CDS encoding HTH domain-containing protein: protein MKSLDLSLRQKKLLHTLQHSSVPRTSFELADELGVSSRTIRSDVGKINSELAPYGACIQSLKSKGYLFQAQDPKLIESLNQVKNAFFSKENRVRYLAFRLCQAEEPLNLYDLEDEMFISHTTLEHAIRDFLALYSEEAPYIRLIRKKDFVELEKDELKRRAILNQLLRESWNYHARHNAYYKDDFIDDDVLDFIIDTLSFTLDKYDIKMEDPCIVSLNLILAIMYYRIISGHFLAYAPQIPKTDPVIAGATNEILDAMEKHLEVFIGSEERDAIYLQIASHRVVSTAYVDRDNIPAYFGPVTIELTDTYITKIKEELQVDLTDDTDFRLTLLQFFQTLLQGHNTFYEQFSADMIKRIHRIDMVIAYLFQPLAVKYLGKELSEVKLIYLSFIIAGGLDHFIKHHPENKIRTVIACHMNMPVSWALKRKARYHFGDYLDIVDLLPVYKKNSYDFTDIDLVLTTVQKKITDNPGTTTLYISQFFDSTDHEEVSHYIMTKTLTPMYSKKVSLDLLLQNAWWNEEEDFTSVDVLLHHVTQQFIDEGVAEPSFQEDILKHERISTFAAFPGIVLLYSLLPARRSQISITTLDHRITWNASKIRIVVTAALTAEDMPAILRLTNFLYEDAYDQEGIKNLKTKEEILTYVRNSPQLLLQRD from the coding sequence ATGAAATCTCTGGATCTTTCTCTCAGACAGAAGAAACTGCTCCACACCTTGCAGCACAGCAGTGTCCCCAGGACCAGCTTTGAACTGGCCGATGAACTGGGGGTCTCTTCGCGGACCATCCGCAGTGACGTGGGGAAGATCAACAGCGAACTGGCTCCTTACGGCGCCTGTATCCAATCTCTGAAGAGCAAGGGCTATCTTTTCCAGGCCCAGGATCCCAAGCTGATCGAGTCGTTGAACCAGGTGAAGAATGCCTTCTTCTCCAAGGAGAACCGGGTGCGGTATCTGGCATTTCGGCTTTGTCAGGCGGAGGAACCGCTGAACCTCTACGACCTGGAGGATGAGATGTTCATCAGCCACACCACCCTGGAGCACGCCATCCGGGACTTCCTTGCTTTGTACTCGGAGGAAGCGCCCTACATCAGATTGATCAGGAAGAAGGATTTTGTTGAGTTGGAGAAGGACGAACTGAAGCGTCGTGCCATCCTGAACCAGTTGCTGCGGGAAAGCTGGAATTACCATGCCCGCCACAACGCCTATTATAAGGATGACTTCATCGACGATGATGTTCTGGATTTCATCATCGACACGCTTTCGTTCACGCTGGACAAGTACGACATCAAGATGGAAGACCCCTGTATCGTATCTCTGAACCTGATCCTGGCCATCATGTACTACCGCATCATCTCAGGTCACTTTCTGGCTTACGCACCACAGATCCCCAAGACGGATCCGGTCATTGCCGGTGCCACTAACGAGATTCTGGATGCAATGGAGAAACATCTGGAGGTGTTTATCGGTTCGGAAGAACGGGATGCCATCTACCTGCAGATCGCCAGCCACCGGGTGGTATCCACGGCGTATGTCGACCGGGACAACATCCCTGCTTACTTTGGCCCCGTCACCATCGAACTGACCGATACCTACATCACCAAAATCAAAGAAGAACTTCAGGTGGATCTCACTGACGACACAGATTTCCGTCTCACCCTTCTCCAGTTCTTCCAGACGCTCCTGCAGGGACACAACACCTTCTACGAGCAGTTTAGTGCGGACATGATCAAGCGCATCCACCGTATCGACATGGTGATCGCCTATCTGTTCCAGCCTCTGGCTGTGAAATATCTGGGCAAGGAACTGTCCGAGGTGAAACTGATCTATCTTTCCTTTATTATCGCTGGCGGGCTGGACCACTTCATCAAGCACCATCCGGAGAACAAGATCCGGACGGTCATCGCCTGTCACATGAACATGCCGGTGAGCTGGGCTCTGAAACGGAAAGCCCGCTATCACTTCGGTGATTATCTGGATATCGTGGATCTGCTCCCCGTATATAAGAAGAACTCCTATGACTTCACAGATATCGATCTGGTACTGACCACTGTACAGAAGAAGATCACAGACAACCCGGGCACCACCACCCTGTACATCAGCCAGTTCTTTGACAGCACCGACCATGAGGAAGTCTCCCACTACATCATGACCAAGACACTGACGCCCATGTACTCCAAGAAGGTCTCTTTGGATCTGCTGCTACAGAACGCCTGGTGGAACGAGGAAGAGGACTTCACCAGTGTGGACGTTCTTCTGCATCACGTCACCCAGCAGTTCATCGATGAGGGTGTCGCGGAGCCTTCCTTCCAGGAGGATATCCTGAAACATGAGAGGATCAGCACCTTTGCCGCCTTTCCGGGGATTGTCCTTCTGTATTCCCTGTTGCCCGCTCGCAGATCACAGATCTCCATTACCACACTGGATCACCGGATCACCTGGAACGCAAGCAAGATCCGGATCGTTGTGACCGCCGCGCTTACCGCAGAGGATATGCCCGCCATTCTGCGGCTGACCAACTTCCTCTACGAGGACGCCTATGATCAGGAGGGGATCAAGAACCTGAAAACAAAAGAGGAGATCCTGACATACGTCAGAAACTCCCCTCAACTTCTCTTGCAGCGAGACTAG
- a CDS encoding class II aldolase/adducin family protein, which yields MKYEKIRKIVLEAILEAVDQGLIHGTSGNIAMKDDTDPVVAITPSGVPYTHMTADQIAIVDLKTGEWLDGPFKPSSEVPMHLAVMNARPDVTATVHTHGMFATIAAMEKFGGIQAVTPPQAEFVPVGIVPFTMPGSDEVAEKVVEALGENGKACVIKNHGMMCCGKNMKAAMAATTYVEEMATTNFYAKLLGCFEPMPEEAVAAMQALIAADQAV from the coding sequence ATGAAATACGAAAAGATCAGAAAAATCGTTCTGGAAGCTATTCTGGAGGCAGTTGATCAGGGACTGATCCACGGGACATCCGGCAACATCGCCATGAAAGATGACACAGATCCTGTTGTGGCCATCACTCCCAGTGGTGTTCCTTACACCCATATGACTGCTGATCAGATTGCTATCGTTGATCTGAAGACCGGTGAGTGGCTGGACGGCCCCTTCAAACCATCTTCTGAGGTTCCGATGCATCTGGCCGTGATGAACGCCAGACCGGACGTCACCGCTACCGTGCACACTCACGGCATGTTTGCTACCATCGCCGCGATGGAGAAGTTCGGTGGCATCCAGGCTGTGACTCCGCCGCAGGCTGAGTTCGTACCTGTTGGCATCGTTCCTTTCACCATGCCGGGCTCCGATGAGGTTGCTGAGAAGGTCGTTGAGGCACTGGGCGAGAACGGTAAGGCCTGTGTCATCAAGAACCACGGCATGATGTGCTGCGGCAAGAACATGAAGGCAGCTATGGCAGCTACCACATACGTCGAGGAGATGGCTACAACCAACTTCTATGCAAAGCTGCTGGGATGCTTTGAGCCAATGCCGGAGGAGGCTGTGGCAGCAATGCAGGCACTGATCGCTGCTGACCAGGCTGTTTAA